CACATCGAACAGTTGTATAGTTCAATGCAAGTGCAAGACTTCATCAGAATTCGGGTTTTCGTGTTTAAGTGATTTGGGCAAGGAGTGGTTTTTGTGGTATCGATTGCTTCTGACTGAAATGCTGTTTAAGAGGGACTTGGAGTCTAGTTAGAGATTTAGTTTTAAGAATTATGGATTTTCAGAATAATTTTCAGCTCGAATCAGGGAAATTGGAACAGATAGTTTCCCAGTTTCTACTGAAGAGCTTGCATATTGTTTTGGACTCTAGGATCCCTTCTCTTCACCCACATGATCGCAGTGGTGACCTGTCATCCGTTCCTCAAGTGAGAAAGAGTGACAAGTGGTTCAACTTAATACTAGGGGACCGCCCTGCAGctcttgaaaatttgaatttttggcACAGAAATGTAATGGATCCAATGATAATTGACATAATACTTGTTCGTGGAGGGCCTAGTTCTTCTTCCGTTGACAATCTATATGTGAATTCTGTGGAGGGGACATCTGTTGAGACGATTATAGAGAGGTGGGTTGTCCGGTATGAAACTCCGCGGGTTGTGGCTCCCCAAACTGGTGACACTTCGGCCTCTTATAAGAAGACATACAAGAAGTCAATCATACTTTTACGTACTCTTTATTCATATATGAGGCTTCTTCCAGCTTATAGGATCTTTAGACAGCTAAGTACATCTAGTCAGACttataattttgatattatttACAAGGTGTCTTCACTTAGAGATCCATTCTCAAGGGCGGAGGAGGAACTAATGGAGGAGTACAGTTTTGCTCCTGTAGAGGCTCATCCTGGCTGCCTTTCTTTATCCGTGACTTACCGTTCAACACTATCTGATTTCAATCTTGAGCCTGCAGCACCAATGCCACCAAGGATAATTACAGATTATGTTGGTAGTCCTGCCACTGACCCCCTGAGGTCTTTCCCCTCATCAGAGAAGGGTGTTTGTGCAACTTCCTTTCCGCGAGGAGGAATACCACCGCCATATACTGTGCCACTTCAACGCCCACACAGCTGGACAAGTGGCATCTGCAGGCCACCTCCTTTTATTCACAATAAACCCCTAGTCGGATCTCCACCTGCATATCGTGCACCTCCAATGTCACATGACGTTGGATCTCCTCCTATTGATACATTTGCTAACAGAGTTCAAAACTATAGACCTCTAGGTGGTCATCAGAGAAATATGAGTTACGATGAGTATCAGCTTTCACCTCCATTTTCGCCATCTCCATCCCCATCTCCCCCAACATACTTGTCCAGTGGAAATTTAAATCCTATGCAAACTCGAATTCGTTCAGGAACTGCCCCTGTTAGTATCCCTCTTCCAATGGGGAGCAGAAGCCCTAGATACCTGTCCCCCAATCTTTCTGATCCAAGTAGAAATTCTCTTCCTCCATTCTCGCCCAGAAGCATAAGGAATGACGCTTCCTCTCAAGAGTCTCCATCCGTAATCAGAGCATTTAGAAAATTAGAGGCTTCAAGG
Above is a window of Prunus persica cultivar Lovell chromosome G2, Prunus_persica_NCBIv2, whole genome shotgun sequence DNA encoding:
- the LOC18785209 gene encoding autophagy-related protein 13a — protein: MDFQNNFQLESGKLEQIVSQFLLKSLHIVLDSRIPSLHPHDRSGDLSSVPQVRKSDKWFNLILGDRPAALENLNFWHRNVMDPMIIDIILVRGGPSSSSVDNLYVNSVEGTSVETIIERWVVRYETPRVVAPQTGDTSASYKKTYKKSIILLRTLYSYMRLLPAYRIFRQLSTSSQTYNFDIIYKVSSLRDPFSRAEEELMEEYSFAPVEAHPGCLSLSVTYRSTLSDFNLEPAAPMPPRIITDYVGSPATDPLRSFPSSEKGVCATSFPRGGIPPPYTVPLQRPHSWTSGICRPPPFIHNKPLVGSPPAYRAPPMSHDVGSPPIDTFANRVQNYRPLGGHQRNMSYDEYQLSPPFSPSPSPSPPTYLSSGNLNPMQTRIRSGTAPVSIPLPMGSRSPRYLSPNLSDPSRNSLPPFSPRSIRNDASSQESPSVIRAFRKLEASRAGEMHPGTSNHMVGQKVMKDSKDDSGRFSGLLSSSGSPRVGFSRSSSRLSFQDDLDGFEFSCPFDVDDVDTSDSQVSQNLDGRKASEYTSQSLPIGRKSHDAAVGVLVQMLRTAPPLRQDSSCYSSQSVKPEHEGGVATASGFFMPRKTSDALEELRSYKEMKDLLLSKSGMRVLAKEEA